In the Hippoglossus stenolepis isolate QCI-W04-F060 chromosome 14, HSTE1.2, whole genome shotgun sequence genome, one interval contains:
- the LOC124854704 gene encoding deoxyribonuclease-2-alpha-like has protein sequence MEMMRYKTVIRFLFSTGIFFQACESDVSCRNDDGNEVDWYILYKLPNMNDGGLSYLYMDESSNGWTRSRENINSSSGTLAHTLKPLLDFYDRETEGFGYLIYNDQPPKPKKPAPASFGHSKGVVMLDRQTGVWLSHSTPTFPTYRSKDFWPRRGNANAQTFICVTYSYATFKQIGLQLQYIHAYSYDSRITTTFPTELRGVALRTCYPKRTPWFRIIKLRSVKGQRFSSFAKYRRFGDDIYSGLIVNSVKKDLYVKSWGKMRRPLPSNCSIPHHVYNVKKVQLPGTQPFTNTVDHSKWSVTADGGWTCIADMNREMSQMRRGGGAICINDTVIGDAFYSLIKKDERCDRKRARAPQRALRAQPSEFFFF, from the exons ATGGAGATGATGAGATAT AAAACAGTGATAAGATTCCTCTTTAGCACTGGGATCTTTTTTCAAGCCTGCGAATCAGACGTGAGTTGCAGGAATGACGATGGAAACGAGGTCGACTG GTACATCTTATACAAGTTGCCCAACATGAACGACGGTGGTCTGTCATATCTGTACATGGATGAGAGCAGCAATGGTTGGACACGCAGCAGAGAGAATATCAACAGCAGCTCTGGCACCCTGGCCCACACCCTGAAACCTCTTCTCGACTTCTACGACAGAGAG acgGAAGGATTTGGATATCTGATCTATAACGATCAGCCTCCGAAACCAAAAAAGCCAGCTCCTGCATCATTTGGACACAGTAAAG GAGTCGTAATGTTGGACAGACAAACTGGAGTCTGGCTCTCACACAGCACACCAACATTTCCAACATATCGCAGTAAAGACTTCTGGCCTCGAAGAGGAAACGCTAATGCTCAAACATTTATATGTGTCACTTACTCCTATGCTACATTCAAACAAATAG GACTGCAGCTCCAATACATCCACGCTTATTCATACGACTCTAGAATAACCACAACCTTTCCAACTGAGCTGCGCGGTGTGGCACTGAGAACCTGCTACCCAAAGAGGACGCCCTGGTTTAGAATAATAAAGCTGAGGTCGGTGAAAGGACAGAGGTTCAGCAGCTTTGCAAAATACAGACGATTTGGGGATG ATATTTACTCTGGCCTTATTGTAAACTCTGTGAAGAAGGATCTGTACGTCAAGAGCTGGGGAAAGATGCGTCGCCCCCTGCCTTCTAACTGCAGCATCCCTCACCATGTGTACAATGTGAAGAAGGTACAACTTCCCGGCACACAGCCCTTCACCAACACTGTCGATCACTCCAAGTGGAGCGTGACGGCTGACGGTGGCTGGACCTGCATCGCCGACATGAACAGGGAGATGAGTCAGATGcgcagaggtggaggagccaTATGCATCAATGATACTGTGATCGGTGACGCTTTCTATTCACTGATTAAAAAGGATGAGCGATGTGACCGTAAACGTGCACGTGCTCCGCAAAGAGCTTTAAGGGCACAACcctctgaatttttttttttttaa